In Segnochrobactrum spirostomi, the DNA window GGCCGGTATCGCCGGCGGTCAGGAAGATGCGGCCGCCGGTCTTGGCGGTGCCGGTGGCGGCGACGATGCCGTCGGTGTTGCCGGCGAGCGCATAGACGTTGCCGCCATTGGCGCGCAGTTCCGCGGCTGCCGCCCGGATCTTGCCGCTCGTCTTCGCCTCGGTGTCGGCACCGCCGACCTTGACCACGAACTTGCCGCCGTCGAGGTCGCCGTCGCGGACGAGAACCTCGTAGCCGGCGGCGAGCGCCGCCGTGCCGTTCGGGGCGTCGATCGTTCCGGCATTCTCGACCTTGCGAGCGATCAGGGCGACGTCGCCGCCGAGCGACCCGATCTCGCCGTAGTTCACGACGCTCGCGGTCGACGTGCCTTTGAAGGTGAGGTCGCCGCCCTTCATGAAGTCGGCGTCGGGGACGTCGAGGGTGGAGGCGAGGAAGGAGCCGCCGGTTGCGATGCGGCCGGTGGTTCCGACCGTCACGCCGGCCGGGTTGACGAGGAAGAGGGAGCCGGTGGCGGTGATGGTGCCGTCGAGGCGGGAGGGAACGTTGCCGGTGACGCGGTTGAGCGTGGCGCCGGAGCCGTTCTGGAAGGCGACGGTGTTGCCCTGACCGACGGAGAAGGCGCGCCAGTTGATGATTGCGTTGCGGGAGGTTTGGGTGACGACGAGGCTCGTCCCTGAGGGCGTCGCGATGGTGGCCGCACCGGCTGCGACGGAGCCCCCGGTCGGCAACGATTGGGCGAAGCCCGGCCCGGCAAAGCCGACGACAAACGCAACGCTCACGAGAAGGCTCGCAGAGCCCCCGTTCCGAACCGCAGACATGATATCCCCCCCCCCCCCCCGTCCGCGCGACTGTGCGTGCGATTGTCCTTAGGGCATTACGCCACTTTTTAGTGCATTAAAGCTGGTTGATTATGCGGGTAAATGTCAACCGCAAAGTGCATCTCGCCGCAGTCCTGCCCTGGATATCTCGATTGTTGGGGGCGCGGGTCGGGATGAGCCTCGCGTAGGCGTTATCGAATATTGGAGATTCGTATAATTCAAATTGCAGATAGATAGCGCTGTATAGTGATTATGCCGCAGATCGCGGACGATAAAGATGCTAATACGAAAGTAAAGATAAATACTTTATCACAGCGTCAATATAGTCGAATTGAAATGGTGGGAAATCATAGGCCATCGAGTACGCCGCCAACGCGCGCCATGTAGGCATCCCAGCGTAGGGGACGGAATTCGGCAATGCGCTTTTTCAGCGCGCGATAGCTTTCGGTGTCCGCCGTGAGGTCCGAGATGGCGCGGTGCCAGGCTGTGGGGTCATGGGGGTCGAGATAGATGCCGAAAGCACCACTCGCCTCCCGGTGGGCCGGGATATCTGAGAGGACGGCTGGCGTGCCGACGCTCAAGGCTTCGACCGGGGGTAGGCCGAAGCCCTCGGCGAAGGACGGCATGAGCAGAGCGCGGGCGCCGGCGATGAGCCGGGCCAGGGCCGGACTGGACAAACCGGATGCGACGAGCACGTGGCCGCTCAACAGGTTCGATTGGCGGATCTCTTGCACGGCGTAGTCCGAGCCATGACCCGGCCGGCCGGCCAAGACCAAGCGTGGCGCAGCGGCTCCGTGCGCGGCAAGGAGTTCGCGCCAAACCGACAACAGCATGGACTGGTTCTTGCGGGGCTCGATCGCGCCGCAAACCACGAAATACGGGGTGGTAGCCGTGCCGCAGGCCGCCTCAGCGGGCGAGAACGCATCATCGATCGGCAGACCGAGGGGAAAGAGCGGGATGTGGCCGCCGCCGATGCTTGCGAGCTGGGTTTGAATCGCGTCCGCAGCCGCCTGTGTCGGCGTTATCACCGCGCGCGCGTAAGCGGCGGTATTTGCCATCACGCGACGGTGTTGCGCGACGGTCGAAGGGTGGACGAGATCAGGCCTCTCGAGAGGGATTGCGTCGTGCAGCATGAGGACGGCATCGACGTCGGGCCGTCGTCGGAGCCAGCCTAGGAGCGCGCCGTGCGAGACGCCGGTATGACCGATGTCCAGATAGATCGTTCGATTGGGGAGGCGCGACATCGCGCGACCCAGGCTGACGCCGCCTTCGAGGATCAAGGAGGCTAGGCGATTGTACAGCGGCGAGCGGGCCCCCCTCGAGGCCTCTCCATCCCGCGGTTCTCTTGCGCGCTCGCAGCCGTCGAGCCAATCGACCACGGTGGAGTAG includes these proteins:
- a CDS encoding glycosyltransferase family 4 protein; the protein is MKSTKSPEAIAHFHLDRRRRTEPGTTLMHRPIAFSLIRALLGSLSPTPRGIERIDFGYISHLLDHWPADCFGVLPTPWGMRYFPRERILKGRDRLAAYWNETASIGEDGVYSTVVDWLDGCERAREPRDGEASRGARSPLYNRLASLILEGGVSLGRAMSRLPNRTIYLDIGHTGVSHGALLGWLRRRPDVDAVLMLHDAIPLERPDLVHPSTVAQHRRVMANTAAYARAVITPTQAAADAIQTQLASIGGGHIPLFPLGLPIDDAFSPAEAACGTATTPYFVVCGAIEPRKNQSMLLSVWRELLAAHGAAAPRLVLAGRPGHGSDYAVQEIRQSNLLSGHVLVASGLSSPALARLIAGARALLMPSFAEGFGLPPVEALSVGTPAVLSDIPAHREASGAFGIYLDPHDPTAWHRAISDLTADTESYRALKKRIAEFRPLRWDAYMARVGGVLDGL